One window from the genome of Synechococcus sp. PROS-7-1 encodes:
- the rpsR gene encoding 30S ribosomal protein S18 has protein sequence MSSSFFKKRLSPIKPGDPIDYKDVDLLKKFITERGKILPRRLTGLTAKQQRDLTNAVKRARIVALLPFVNPEG, from the coding sequence ATGTCCAGCTCCTTCTTCAAGAAGCGTCTTTCACCGATCAAGCCCGGCGATCCCATCGACTACAAAGATGTGGATCTGCTCAAGAAATTCATCACAGAGCGCGGCAAGATTCTCCCTCGGCGCCTCACTGGCCTGACGGCAAAACAGCAGCGTGACCTCACCAATGCAGTTAAACGCGCTCGCATCGTGGCGCTCCTGCCATTTGTGAACCCAGAGGGCTGA
- the rpmG gene encoding 50S ribosomal protein L33 yields the protein MAKNKGVRIVVTLECTECRSSTEKRSQGVSRYTTEKNRRNTTERLELKKFCPHDNKMTIHKEIK from the coding sequence ATGGCCAAGAACAAGGGCGTCCGGATCGTTGTCACTCTTGAGTGCACCGAATGCCGGTCCAGCACCGAAAAACGTTCACAGGGTGTGTCTCGATACACCACTGAAAAAAACCGTCGGAACACCACCGAGCGGTTGGAGCTCAAGAAGTTCTGTCCTCATGACAACAAAATGACGATTCACAAAGAGATCAAGTGA